One Synechococcus sp. CC9605 genomic window carries:
- the mutS gene encoding DNA mismatch repair protein MutS — MPRSASQPPDDALQGNLFGAPEPAAPSATATASEPETASHDLSDDELGADAAARPRTRQATASEGSSEAPAANDSEPSRDEPAWGHHSQLDPLQLTPMLRHYVELKAAHPERVLLYRLGDFFECFFEDAIELSRVLELTLTGKEGGKAIGRVPMAGIPHHAAERYCAELIKQGYSVALCDQLETTPTKGALLKRDITRVLTPGTVLEEGMLSARRNNWLAAVVVEPAQGKQPLRWGLASADVSTGEVQVMQREDSSALHQQLAQQEASELLWAAALDTERPAWCPERLRLTPMASTPFSPVEAERTLQQHYGLSSLDGLGLPEHPLALQALGGLLGYLQDTQPLEEDSRIPLEVPAIVHRGDALVLDAQTRRNLELTATQRDNQLQGSLLWAIDRTLTAMGGRCLRRWLEAPLMDRQAIQQRQDLVSSLVGERSLRLAIRQLLRPMGDLERLAGRAGAGHAGARDLVAIADGLERLPQLTARLKSAISTGPEWLQQLLSPDPALAELARTIRHKLVEAPPLSLSEGDLIHDGVDPLLDGLRNQLDDQDAWLSHQEQQERQRCGISTLKLQHHRTFGYFLAVSKAKATAVPEHWIRRQTLANEERFITPDLKEREGRIFQLRARACQREYELFCQLREQVGAMAAPIRQAARAVAALDALTGLGDVAASGGYCAPTITDGRGLQLEDSRHPVVEQRLVETAFTPNDVQLGEGTDLVVLTGPNASGKSCYLRQIGLIQLMAQIGSWVPARSATVGIADRIFTRVGAVDDLAAGQSTFMVEMAETANILHHASDRSLVLLDEIGRGTATFDGLSIAWAVSEHLAGDLGSRTVFATHYHELNNLAAERDNVANFQVLVEETGEDLVFLHQVQAGGASRSYGIEAARLAGVPKPVVQRARQVLDQLTA; from the coding sequence ATGCCCCGGTCCGCGTCCCAGCCCCCTGACGACGCCCTGCAGGGCAATCTGTTCGGGGCGCCTGAGCCGGCCGCCCCATCGGCGACAGCAACGGCCAGCGAGCCTGAGACCGCCAGCCACGATCTCAGCGACGACGAACTTGGGGCCGATGCAGCCGCCCGGCCCCGAACGCGCCAGGCCACGGCAAGCGAGGGCAGCAGCGAAGCTCCGGCTGCAAACGATTCAGAACCCAGCAGAGACGAACCAGCCTGGGGCCATCACAGCCAGCTGGACCCGCTGCAGCTCACACCGATGCTGCGCCACTACGTGGAGCTAAAAGCAGCCCATCCCGAAAGGGTGCTGCTCTACCGCCTGGGCGACTTCTTCGAATGCTTCTTCGAAGACGCGATCGAGCTCTCCCGGGTGCTGGAACTCACCCTCACCGGCAAGGAGGGCGGCAAGGCCATCGGCCGGGTGCCGATGGCGGGCATCCCCCACCACGCCGCCGAGCGCTATTGCGCCGAACTGATCAAGCAGGGCTACAGCGTGGCCCTCTGCGATCAACTCGAAACCACTCCCACCAAGGGTGCCCTGCTCAAGCGGGACATCACCCGGGTGCTGACCCCCGGCACCGTGTTGGAGGAGGGCATGCTCAGCGCCCGCCGCAACAACTGGCTGGCGGCGGTGGTGGTGGAGCCGGCCCAGGGAAAACAACCGCTGCGCTGGGGCCTGGCCAGCGCCGATGTGAGCACCGGCGAGGTGCAAGTGATGCAACGAGAAGACAGCAGCGCCCTGCACCAGCAGCTGGCCCAGCAGGAGGCCTCCGAATTGCTCTGGGCCGCCGCCCTCGATACTGAGCGGCCGGCCTGGTGCCCGGAACGGTTGCGGCTGACGCCAATGGCCAGCACCCCCTTCAGCCCAGTGGAGGCGGAGCGCACCCTGCAGCAGCACTACGGCCTCAGCAGCCTCGATGGCCTCGGCCTACCGGAGCACCCCCTAGCCCTGCAGGCCCTCGGTGGCCTGCTGGGCTACCTGCAGGACACCCAGCCCCTGGAGGAGGACAGCCGCATTCCCCTCGAAGTGCCGGCAATCGTGCACCGCGGCGATGCCCTGGTGCTGGATGCCCAGACCCGCCGCAACCTCGAGCTCACCGCCACCCAGCGCGACAACCAGTTGCAGGGGTCATTGCTCTGGGCCATCGATCGCACCCTCACCGCCATGGGCGGCCGTTGCCTACGCCGCTGGCTGGAAGCACCGTTGATGGACCGCCAGGCCATTCAGCAGCGCCAGGATCTGGTGAGCAGCCTGGTGGGTGAACGCAGCCTGCGACTGGCGATCCGCCAGCTACTTCGGCCGATGGGGGACCTGGAACGGCTGGCCGGCCGGGCCGGGGCGGGCCATGCCGGTGCCCGCGATCTTGTGGCCATCGCCGATGGCCTTGAACGGTTGCCCCAGCTCACCGCTCGGCTGAAATCGGCAATCAGCACAGGGCCGGAGTGGTTGCAGCAGCTGCTCAGCCCCGATCCAGCCCTGGCGGAGCTGGCCCGAACAATTCGCCACAAGCTGGTGGAGGCCCCACCGCTCTCCCTCTCCGAGGGCGATCTGATCCATGACGGCGTCGACCCGCTGCTGGATGGGCTGCGCAACCAGCTGGACGATCAGGACGCCTGGCTGAGCCACCAGGAGCAGCAAGAGCGCCAACGCTGTGGCATCAGCACCCTGAAGCTGCAGCACCACCGCACCTTCGGCTATTTCCTGGCGGTGAGCAAAGCCAAGGCCACCGCCGTGCCGGAACACTGGATCCGGCGCCAGACCCTGGCCAACGAAGAACGCTTCATTACCCCGGATCTCAAGGAGCGGGAGGGCCGCATCTTCCAGCTGCGGGCCCGGGCTTGCCAGCGGGAATACGAGCTGTTCTGCCAGCTGCGAGAGCAGGTGGGGGCCATGGCCGCCCCGATCCGCCAGGCAGCCCGCGCCGTTGCTGCACTCGATGCCCTCACCGGCCTGGGCGATGTGGCCGCCAGCGGTGGCTACTGCGCACCAACCATCACCGACGGCCGAGGGCTGCAGCTGGAGGACAGCCGCCATCCGGTGGTGGAGCAACGGCTGGTGGAAACCGCTTTCACCCCCAATGATGTGCAGCTCGGTGAGGGCACCGATCTGGTGGTGCTCACGGGCCCCAATGCCAGTGGCAAGAGCTGCTACCTACGCCAGATCGGCCTGATCCAGTTGATGGCTCAGATCGGCAGCTGGGTGCCGGCCCGCTCAGCCACGGTCGGCATTGCCGATCGGATCTTCACCCGGGTGGGTGCTGTGGATGATCTGGCCGCCGGCCAGTCCACCTTCATGGTGGAGATGGCTGAAACCGCCAACATCCTTCACCACGCCAGCGATCGTTCCCTGGTGCTGCTCGATGAAATCGGGCGGGGCACCGCCACCTTCGATGGCCTCTCCATCGCCTGGGCCGTGAGCGAGCACCTGGCGGGCGACCTGGGCAGCCGCACGGTGTTCGCCACCCACTATCACGAACTCAATAACCTGGCCGCCGAACGCGACAACGTGGCCAACTTCCAGGTGCTGGTGGAGGAAACCGGTGAGGATCTGGTGTTCCTTCATCAGGTGCAGGCTGGTGGCGCCAGCCGTAGCTACGGCATCGAAGCGGCACGCCTGGCCGGCGTTCCCAAGCCCGTGGTGCAACGGGCCCGTCAGGTGCTCGATCAGTTGACGGCCTGA
- a CDS encoding GNAT family N-acetyltransferase, whose protein sequence is MTPIRLVHHAPGAPGLRWLGLGPDLRPSRALLKLQRLFDRHAFWARGRSFSQLRRLLAGSDAVVSLWRGKRLVGFGRATSDGFSRAVLWDIVVAGDLQGHGLGRRVIEELLHTPPVVGVERVYLMTTKSAGFYRQLGFQDANPQQLMVLRR, encoded by the coding sequence GTGACCCCGATCCGGCTGGTTCACCATGCCCCCGGTGCTCCAGGCCTGCGCTGGCTGGGCCTCGGGCCGGATCTGCGCCCCAGCCGTGCCCTGCTCAAACTGCAACGGCTGTTCGATCGCCACGCCTTCTGGGCCCGCGGCCGCAGCTTTAGCCAGCTGCGGCGATTGCTGGCCGGGAGCGACGCCGTGGTGAGCCTCTGGCGCGGCAAGCGGCTAGTGGGCTTCGGCCGGGCCACCTCCGATGGCTTCAGCCGGGCCGTGCTCTGGGACATCGTGGTGGCCGGCGATCTGCAGGGCCACGGCCTCGGCCGCCGGGTGATCGAGGAACTGCTCCACACCCCACCGGTGGTGGGCGTGGAGCGGGTGTATCTGATGACCACCAAGAGTGCCGGCTTCTACCGGCAGCTGGGCTTCCAGGATGCGAACCCCCAGCAGCTGATGGTGCTGCGCCGCTGA
- the uvrB gene encoding excinuclease ABC subunit UvrB has product MPAYDLTAPYSPKGDQPTAIEQLVKGVNGGERYQTLLGATGTGKTFTMANVIAKTGRPALVLAHNKTLAAQLCNELREFFPENAVEYFISYYDYYQPEAYVPVSDTYIAKTASINEEIDMLRHSATRSLFERRDVIVVASISCIYGLGIPSEYLKAAVKFEVGETLNIRGQLRELVNNQYSRNDTEIARGRFRMKGDVLEIGPAYEDRLVRIELFGDEVEAIRYVDPTTGEILQSMDAVNIYPAKHFVTPKDRLDSAISAIRSELRERLDVLNGEGKLLEAQRLEQRTKYDLEMLGQVGYCNGVENYARHLAGREEGTPPECLIDYFPDDWLLIVDESHVTCSQLQAMYNGDQARKKVLIEHGFRLPSAADNRPLKGEEFWDKAKQTVFVSATPGNWEMEVSGGEVAEQVIRPTGVLDPVVEVRPTTGQVDDLLGEIRDRAAKNQRVLVTTLTKRMAEDLTDYLAENDVRVRYLHSEIHSIERIEIIQDLRLGEYDVLVGVNLLREGLDLPEVSLVAILDADKEGFLRAERSLIQTIGRAARHVEGVALLYADNMTESMAKAISETERRRAIQQAYNEKHGVVPTAAGKKASNSILSFLELSRKLKQDGPDADLVEVVGKAAQALENDPDAGLALEALPELIDQLEAKMKEAAKKLDFEEAANLRDRVKQLRQKMAGSR; this is encoded by the coding sequence ATGCCCGCCTACGACCTCACGGCTCCCTATTCCCCCAAAGGTGACCAGCCCACGGCGATCGAGCAGCTGGTGAAGGGGGTGAATGGCGGCGAGCGCTATCAGACCCTGCTGGGGGCCACGGGCACGGGCAAGACCTTCACGATGGCCAACGTCATCGCCAAGACCGGTCGTCCGGCGCTGGTGTTGGCCCACAACAAGACGTTGGCGGCGCAGCTGTGCAACGAGCTGCGGGAGTTCTTCCCCGAGAACGCCGTTGAATACTTCATCTCTTACTACGACTACTACCAACCGGAGGCCTACGTTCCGGTCAGCGACACCTATATCGCCAAGACGGCGTCGATCAACGAGGAAATCGACATGCTGCGCCATTCGGCGACCCGGTCGCTGTTTGAACGGCGTGATGTGATCGTGGTGGCCTCGATCAGTTGCATCTACGGCCTTGGTATTCCCAGTGAATACCTCAAGGCGGCGGTGAAGTTCGAGGTGGGGGAGACCCTCAACATTCGCGGCCAGCTGCGGGAGTTGGTGAACAACCAGTACAGCCGCAACGACACCGAAATCGCCCGCGGTCGTTTTCGGATGAAGGGGGATGTGCTGGAGATCGGCCCGGCTTATGAAGACCGGCTGGTGCGCATTGAACTGTTCGGTGATGAGGTGGAGGCGATTCGCTATGTCGACCCCACCACTGGCGAGATCCTGCAAAGCATGGACGCGGTGAACATCTACCCGGCCAAGCACTTCGTCACCCCGAAAGACCGGCTCGATTCGGCGATCAGCGCCATTCGCTCGGAGCTGCGGGAGCGGCTGGATGTGCTCAACGGCGAAGGCAAGTTGCTGGAGGCCCAGCGGCTGGAGCAGCGCACCAAATACGACCTGGAGATGCTGGGGCAGGTGGGCTACTGCAACGGGGTGGAGAACTACGCCCGCCATTTGGCTGGCCGGGAGGAAGGCACCCCGCCGGAGTGCCTGATCGATTACTTCCCGGACGACTGGCTGCTGATCGTGGATGAGAGCCACGTCACCTGCTCCCAGCTGCAGGCGATGTACAACGGGGACCAGGCCCGTAAAAAGGTGCTGATCGAGCACGGCTTCCGCCTGCCCAGTGCCGCCGACAACCGGCCGCTCAAGGGGGAAGAGTTCTGGGACAAGGCCAAGCAGACGGTGTTCGTCTCAGCCACCCCGGGCAACTGGGAAATGGAGGTGAGCGGCGGCGAGGTGGCCGAACAGGTGATCCGCCCGACTGGGGTGCTGGACCCAGTGGTGGAGGTGCGACCCACCACCGGTCAGGTGGACGATCTGCTGGGGGAAATCCGCGATCGGGCTGCCAAGAACCAGCGGGTGCTGGTAACCACCTTGACCAAGCGGATGGCGGAAGATCTCACCGATTACCTGGCGGAGAACGATGTGCGGGTGCGCTACCTCCACTCGGAGATCCATTCGATCGAGCGGATCGAGATCATTCAGGACCTGCGGCTCGGGGAATATGACGTGTTGGTGGGGGTGAACCTGCTGCGGGAGGGTCTGGACCTGCCGGAGGTGAGCCTGGTGGCGATCCTCGATGCCGACAAGGAAGGCTTCCTGCGGGCTGAACGCTCGTTGATCCAGACCATCGGCCGTGCGGCTCGCCATGTGGAGGGGGTGGCGCTGCTCTATGCCGACAACATGACCGAGTCGATGGCCAAAGCCATCTCCGAGACCGAACGGCGTCGGGCGATCCAGCAGGCCTACAACGAGAAGCACGGCGTCGTGCCCACCGCTGCGGGCAAGAAGGCCAGCAACTCGATCCTCAGCTTCCTGGAGTTGAGCCGCAAGTTGAAGCAAGACGGTCCCGATGCCGATCTGGTGGAAGTGGTGGGCAAGGCCGCCCAGGCCCTGGAGAACGACCCCGATGCCGGCCTGGCGTTGGAGGCGCTGCCGGAGTTGATCGATCAGCTCGAGGCCAAGATGAAGGAGGCGGCCAAGAAGCTCGACTTTGAGGAAGCCGCCAACCTGCGGGATCGGGTGAAGCAGCTGCGTCAGAAGATGGCCGGCTCCCGTTGA
- the secA gene encoding preprotein translocase subunit SecA produces MLKLLLGDPNARKLKRYQPIVSDIQLLEEEIAPLSDDELRGRTAAFQERLANAGSLANQRPILDEILPEAFAVVREAGKRVLGMRHFDVQLIGGMVLHEGQIAEMKTGEGKTLVATLPSYLNALTGRGVHVVTVNDYLARRDAEWMGQVHRFLGLSVGLIQQDMRPEERRRNYNCDITYATNSELGFDYLRDNMAADISEVVQREFQYCVIDEVDSILIDEARTPLIISGQVERPQEKYQQAAEVANALARAAELSKDGIDPEGDYEVDEKQRSCTLTDEGFAKAEQMLGVADLFNPQDPWAHYITNALKAKELFVKDVNYIVRDGEAVIVDEFTGRVMPGRRWSDGQHQAIEAKEALAIQSETQTLASITYQNFFLLYPRLAGMTGTAKTEEVEFEKTYKLETTIVPTNRVRARQDWADQVYKTEAAKWRAVANETAEIHKNGRPVLVGTTSVEKSELLSSLLAEQEIPHNLLNAKPENVERESEIVAQAGRAGAVTIATNMAGRGTDIILGGNSDYMARLKLREVLLGRLVKPEEDHTPPVPLQRSAPGGFSDAAAPSLPRSGESLYPCPLTDDTDQALGQLARDLVKAWGDRALTVIELEERIATAAEKAPTEAPQIQALREAIARVKGEYDAVVKQEESRVREAGGLHVIGTERHESRRVDNQLRGRAGRQGDPGSTRFFLSLGDNLLRIFGGDRVAGLMNAFRVEEDMPIESGMLTRSLEGAQKKVETYYYDIRKQVFEYDEVMNNQRRAVYSERRRVLDGRALKKQVIGYGERTMGEIVEAYVNPDLPPEEWDLDQLVGKVKEFIYLLEDLTPDQVQGLGMEELKAFLQEQLRNAYDLKEGQIEQQRPGLMREAERFFILQQIDTLWREHLQAMDALRESVGLRGYGQKDPLIEYKNEGYDMFLEMMTNMRRNVIYSMFMFQPQAPKN; encoded by the coding sequence ATGCTCAAGCTCCTGCTGGGTGATCCCAATGCCCGCAAGCTGAAGCGTTACCAGCCGATCGTTTCGGATATTCAGCTGCTTGAAGAGGAGATCGCTCCGCTCTCCGACGATGAGTTACGTGGCAGAACCGCTGCCTTCCAGGAGCGTTTGGCCAATGCCGGCAGTCTGGCGAACCAGCGGCCGATCCTCGACGAGATCCTGCCTGAGGCCTTTGCCGTTGTTCGTGAAGCCGGCAAGCGGGTGCTGGGCATGCGTCATTTCGATGTCCAGCTGATTGGCGGCATGGTGCTGCATGAAGGCCAGATCGCCGAGATGAAAACTGGCGAAGGCAAAACTCTGGTTGCCACCCTTCCGAGCTACCTCAACGCCCTCACTGGTCGTGGCGTGCACGTCGTGACGGTGAACGATTACCTGGCCCGCCGTGATGCCGAGTGGATGGGCCAGGTGCATCGCTTCCTCGGTTTATCCGTGGGCCTGATCCAGCAGGACATGCGTCCTGAGGAGCGCCGACGTAACTACAACTGCGATATCACCTACGCCACCAATTCAGAGCTGGGCTTCGATTACCTGCGCGACAACATGGCTGCCGACATCTCGGAGGTGGTGCAGCGGGAGTTTCAGTACTGCGTGATCGATGAGGTCGATTCGATCCTGATCGACGAAGCCCGCACCCCTCTGATCATTTCTGGTCAGGTGGAACGGCCCCAGGAGAAGTACCAGCAGGCGGCCGAGGTGGCCAATGCCCTTGCTCGCGCTGCCGAGTTAAGCAAAGACGGCATCGATCCCGAGGGGGATTACGAGGTGGATGAAAAGCAGCGCAGCTGCACCCTCACCGATGAAGGCTTTGCCAAGGCCGAGCAGATGCTCGGGGTGGCTGATCTGTTCAACCCCCAGGACCCCTGGGCCCACTACATCACCAACGCTCTGAAGGCCAAGGAGCTGTTCGTCAAGGATGTGAACTACATCGTGCGCGATGGCGAAGCGGTGATCGTGGATGAGTTCACCGGTCGGGTGATGCCTGGGCGCCGTTGGAGTGACGGCCAGCACCAAGCCATTGAGGCCAAGGAGGCCCTTGCGATCCAATCAGAAACGCAGACCCTCGCTTCGATCACGTATCAGAACTTTTTCCTGCTCTATCCCCGCTTGGCCGGCATGACCGGCACGGCCAAAACGGAAGAGGTTGAATTCGAGAAGACCTACAAACTCGAAACCACAATCGTCCCCACCAACCGGGTCCGGGCGCGTCAGGACTGGGCCGATCAGGTTTACAAAACCGAGGCTGCAAAATGGCGCGCTGTGGCCAACGAAACAGCTGAGATCCACAAGAACGGACGGCCGGTGCTAGTCGGCACCACCTCGGTGGAGAAAAGCGAACTGCTGAGTTCGCTGCTGGCGGAGCAGGAGATCCCCCACAACCTGCTCAACGCGAAGCCGGAGAATGTGGAGCGCGAATCGGAGATCGTCGCCCAGGCGGGTCGGGCTGGCGCTGTGACCATCGCCACCAACATGGCGGGCCGTGGTACTGACATCATCCTTGGTGGCAACAGCGACTACATGGCCCGCTTGAAGTTGCGGGAGGTGCTGCTGGGCCGTCTTGTGAAGCCGGAAGAGGATCACACGCCGCCCGTGCCTTTGCAGCGCAGTGCTCCGGGCGGGTTCTCTGATGCTGCGGCGCCTTCGCTGCCCCGCAGCGGCGAGAGCCTCTATCCCTGCCCCCTCACCGATGACACCGATCAAGCCCTCGGCCAGCTGGCGCGTGATCTGGTCAAGGCCTGGGGCGATCGTGCCCTCACGGTGATTGAGCTGGAGGAGCGCATCGCCACTGCTGCGGAGAAAGCACCCACTGAGGCTCCCCAGATTCAGGCATTGCGCGAGGCGATCGCCCGGGTGAAGGGTGAATACGACGCCGTGGTAAAGCAGGAAGAAAGCCGCGTTCGCGAGGCTGGCGGCCTGCATGTGATCGGCACGGAACGGCATGAGTCCCGCCGTGTCGATAACCAACTTCGTGGCCGTGCCGGCCGCCAGGGCGACCCCGGATCCACTCGCTTTTTCCTCTCATTGGGCGACAACTTGCTGCGGATCTTCGGCGGTGATCGCGTTGCCGGTCTGATGAATGCCTTCCGCGTGGAGGAAGACATGCCGATTGAATCCGGCATGCTCACCCGTTCGCTGGAGGGAGCTCAGAAGAAGGTGGAGACCTACTACTACGACATCCGCAAGCAGGTGTTCGAGTACGACGAGGTGATGAACAACCAGCGGCGTGCGGTGTATTCCGAACGCCGCCGAGTGCTGGATGGCCGTGCTTTGAAGAAGCAAGTGATCGGTTACGGCGAACGCACCATGGGAGAAATCGTGGAGGCCTATGTGAATCCTGACCTGCCGCCGGAGGAATGGGATCTCGATCAGCTGGTCGGCAAGGTGAAAGAGTTCATCTATTTGTTGGAAGATCTCACCCCTGACCAGGTTCAGGGCCTCGGCATGGAGGAACTCAAGGCCTTTCTTCAGGAGCAACTACGCAATGCCTATGACCTCAAAGAAGGCCAGATTGAGCAACAGCGCCCTGGGCTGATGCGTGAGGCTGAGCGCTTCTTCATCCTTCAGCAGATTGATACCCTTTGGCGTGAACATCTCCAGGCGATGGATGCCCTGCGTGAATCGGTGGGTCTGCGTGGCTACGGTCAGAAAGATCCGCTCATTGAATACAAGAATGAGGGTTACGACATGTTCCTTGAAATGATGACGAATATGCGCCGTAATGTCATCTATTCAATGTTCATGTTCCAGCCGCAAGCACCCAAAAACTAG
- the cysE gene encoding serine O-acetyltransferase, protein MFDHIRADLAIIRERDPAARGWLEILFCYPGFQAISLHRISHRLWSCQLPLKLAARCLSQIGRALTGIEIHPGARIGHSVFIDHGMGVVIGETAEIGHRCLLYQGVTLGGTGKEHGKRHPTLAENVVVGAGAKVLGAITIGTNTRIGAGSVVVRDVESDCTVVGIPGRVIHQSGVRINPLAHSALPDAEANVIRNLMERIDQLENTVMNLKRCLQEVAAGRQLLEECSGEAQNLKDREILEFLGDSTR, encoded by the coding sequence ATGTTTGATCACATCCGTGCCGACCTCGCGATCATCCGCGAGCGCGATCCGGCTGCCCGTGGCTGGCTGGAGATCCTGTTTTGTTATCCCGGCTTCCAGGCGATCAGCCTGCACCGGATCAGCCATCGCCTTTGGAGCTGTCAGCTGCCCCTGAAGCTGGCTGCCCGTTGCCTCAGCCAGATTGGCCGTGCACTCACCGGGATCGAGATTCACCCCGGCGCCCGGATCGGCCACAGCGTGTTCATTGACCATGGCATGGGGGTGGTGATCGGCGAGACCGCCGAAATCGGCCACCGTTGCCTGCTGTATCAAGGCGTCACCCTGGGAGGCACAGGCAAGGAACACGGCAAGCGCCACCCAACCCTGGCGGAGAACGTGGTAGTGGGTGCAGGCGCCAAGGTGTTGGGTGCAATCACGATCGGGACCAACACCCGCATTGGCGCTGGATCCGTGGTGGTCCGCGATGTGGAGAGCGACTGCACGGTGGTGGGCATCCCCGGAAGGGTGATCCACCAGAGCGGTGTAAGGATCAATCCACTTGCCCATTCGGCCCTTCCGGATGCGGAAGCAAACGTGATCCGCAACTTGATGGAACGGATCGATCAGCTCGAGAACACAGTGATGAACCTCAAACGCTGCCTACAGGAGGTGGCGGCCGGTCGGCAGCTCCTTGAAGAATGCTCTGGTGAAGCCCAGAATCTCAAAGACCGAGAAATCTTGGAATTCCTGGGAGATAGCACTAGATAA
- a CDS encoding GntR family transcriptional regulator, with protein sequence MRFHIQQESDIPASTQLYNQICFAIAARHYPPGHRLPSTRQLAMQTGLHRNTISKVYRQLETDGVVEAMAGSGIYVRDQQKPREIKTPPHIRNRGVTDLDREVRKCVDGLLNAGCTLQQTRELLTREIDWRLRCGARVLVSTPREDIGASMLIAEELEPCLDVPVEVVPLEELESVLENSSNGTVVTSRYFLQPVEELAKKHSVRAVAVDLNDFRQELAMLKELRPGSCVGLVSISPGILRAAEVILHSMRGNELLLMTATPDVGSRLLALLRASSHVLCDRPSLPLVEQSLRQNRSQLMRMPQVHCAESYLSTDTIDLLRKEIGLQTPAAAS encoded by the coding sequence GTGCGATTCCATATCCAACAGGAAAGCGACATTCCGGCGTCGACGCAGCTCTACAACCAGATCTGTTTTGCCATCGCAGCAAGGCATTACCCGCCGGGGCATCGCCTTCCCAGCACCCGGCAGCTGGCAATGCAAACCGGACTGCACCGCAACACGATCAGCAAGGTGTACCGCCAGCTGGAAACCGATGGCGTCGTTGAAGCCATGGCCGGCTCTGGCATCTATGTGCGCGACCAGCAAAAACCCCGGGAAATCAAAACGCCTCCACACATCCGCAACCGGGGCGTCACCGACCTCGACCGTGAAGTGCGGAAGTGCGTGGATGGCCTGCTGAATGCAGGCTGCACCCTGCAGCAGACCAGGGAACTGCTGACTCGGGAGATTGACTGGCGCCTGCGCTGCGGAGCCCGCGTGCTGGTGAGCACGCCGCGGGAAGACATCGGCGCCTCGATGCTGATTGCCGAGGAACTGGAACCCTGCCTAGATGTGCCGGTGGAAGTGGTGCCGCTGGAAGAGCTGGAAAGCGTGCTGGAGAACTCCAGTAACGGCACGGTGGTGACAAGCCGTTATTTCCTTCAACCAGTGGAGGAGCTCGCCAAGAAACACAGCGTCCGCGCCGTGGCCGTTGACCTGAACGACTTCCGCCAGGAACTGGCCATGCTCAAGGAATTGCGTCCTGGCAGCTGTGTGGGGCTGGTGAGCATCAGCCCCGGCATTCTGCGGGCTGCGGAAGTGATTCTCCACTCCATGCGTGGCAACGAATTGCTGCTGATGACCGCCACCCCGGATGTGGGCAGCCGCCTACTGGCCCTACTGCGGGCCTCCAGCCACGTGCTCTGTGATCGACCAAGCCTGCCACTGGTGGAGCAGAGCCTGCGCCAGAACCGCTCCCAGCTGATGCGCATGCCCCAGGTGCATTGCGCCGAGAGCTACCTCAGCACCGATACGATTGATCTACTCCGCAAGGAGATTGGCCTGCAGACCCCGGCGGCCGCCAGCTGA
- a CDS encoding dienelactone hydrolase family protein, with the protein MESSGLGRSDWVEVLNGPVRLRCWWAEPVIAANDIESKPFINRAYIVLPEVFGVNGWVRSVADRLAAHGHPALVIPLFARTAPDLELSYEPSDLAQGRRHKDATTTEQILGDVAAAVSWLGVRYPQAAVHVVGFCFGGHAAFLAATLPGVKHAFDFYGAGVSRMRPGGGEPSLALLPEIKARLTCVFGTADPLIPLEDREAIRVALSKADPACQRLRFVEYAGADHGFMCEARSNFHPQASAQGWSLLLGDDPAV; encoded by the coding sequence ATGGAAAGTTCTGGGCTGGGCCGAAGTGATTGGGTCGAGGTTCTGAATGGGCCCGTTCGCTTGCGTTGTTGGTGGGCGGAGCCAGTCATCGCCGCGAACGATATTGAGTCGAAACCGTTTATAAATCGTGCCTATATCGTGCTACCTGAGGTGTTCGGTGTGAATGGCTGGGTTCGCAGCGTCGCGGATCGCCTGGCCGCCCATGGCCATCCGGCCCTGGTCATTCCTTTGTTTGCCCGCACGGCGCCCGATCTGGAGTTGTCCTATGAACCGTCCGATCTGGCTCAAGGGCGGCGTCACAAGGACGCCACCACCACCGAGCAGATCCTTGGTGATGTTGCTGCTGCTGTCAGCTGGTTAGGAGTCCGTTACCCGCAGGCCGCCGTGCATGTGGTGGGGTTCTGCTTCGGGGGGCATGCCGCCTTTCTGGCCGCCACGTTGCCCGGGGTTAAGCACGCCTTCGATTTTTACGGCGCAGGGGTGAGCCGGATGCGGCCCGGCGGTGGAGAGCCATCGCTTGCTCTGCTGCCTGAGATCAAGGCACGGCTCACTTGTGTGTTCGGCACGGCCGATCCACTGATCCCTCTCGAGGATCGCGAAGCGATAAGGGTTGCCCTGAGCAAGGCTGATCCCGCCTGCCAGCGCTTGCGCTTTGTGGAGTACGCCGGTGCCGACCATGGCTTCATGTGCGAAGCCCGCAGCAACTTCCATCCCCAGGCCTCAGCCCAGGGATGGAGCCTGCTGCTTGGTGACGATCCTGCGGTTTAG